The following proteins come from a genomic window of Gordonia westfalica:
- a CDS encoding LGFP repeat-containing protein, whose product MYWSAATGARAVYGAVFAAYGRNGYENGRFGRPTSEEFAVNGGRQVNSQGGWIRWLSATNSIVTSED is encoded by the coding sequence ATCTACTGGTCCGCGGCCACCGGCGCCCGCGCGGTGTACGGAGCGGTCTTCGCCGCCTACGGCCGCAACGGTTATGAAAACGGCCGCTTCGGACGTCCCACCTCCGAGGAGTTCGCAGTGAACGGTGGACGTCAGGTGAACTCCCAGGGAGGGTGGATCAGATGGCTCTCGGCGACCAACTCGATTGTCACCTCGGAGGATTGA
- a CDS encoding NAD(P)/FAD-dependent oxidoreductase: MSSPAEVNTTEEFDAIIVGARCAGSATAIALAGRGFHVLVIDSARFPSDTLSTHLLWPSTLAEIHALGALPAVEEAGAPRLPIAEAILDEISWRTGYSPVAGIDYGMCLRRTHLDAALVRTAASLGANIRQQCRATGLIWTENRVVGLTYTDSDDREHTATAPIVIGADGRKSIVAREVGAETLISSRSGRSCYFAYWTDPREDLRHIASQWRVDGLLGTAFPCDDGQTLCLLQPPVELDAEFHGRKVTDAYRAGVAALPGLARRLDGAEMVSRVRSCTGIASYFRRSSGPGWALPGDAGHFKDPVTAQGIRDAYRYGRLLGEMLAPILVDRGGPDPHAIDAATAEWAAQRERDCVEIYQWTNVLAAGRPPSPLEYEIYHRAQDIRNTPRPSATSTTASRRRRRCCR; the protein is encoded by the coding sequence GTGAGCAGTCCAGCCGAAGTGAATACAACCGAGGAGTTCGACGCCATCATCGTCGGTGCGCGCTGCGCCGGATCGGCCACCGCGATCGCGCTCGCCGGCCGCGGATTTCACGTCCTGGTCATCGATTCGGCCCGTTTCCCCTCCGACACACTCTCCACCCACCTGCTGTGGCCGTCGACCCTCGCGGAGATCCACGCACTCGGCGCCCTACCCGCCGTCGAGGAGGCCGGCGCACCGCGACTGCCGATCGCCGAGGCCATCCTCGACGAGATCAGCTGGCGCACCGGCTATTCACCGGTGGCCGGAATCGACTACGGAATGTGCCTGCGGCGAACACATCTCGACGCCGCACTCGTGCGGACCGCAGCCTCACTCGGAGCGAACATCCGACAACAGTGCCGGGCAACAGGATTGATCTGGACCGAAAACCGTGTCGTCGGCCTGACGTACACCGACTCCGACGACCGCGAACACACCGCGACCGCTCCCATCGTGATCGGAGCCGACGGCCGCAAGAGCATCGTCGCGCGCGAGGTCGGTGCGGAGACACTGATCTCGTCCCGGAGCGGCCGGTCCTGCTACTTCGCCTATTGGACCGACCCACGAGAAGATCTGCGCCACATCGCGTCACAATGGCGGGTCGACGGCCTGCTCGGCACCGCGTTCCCCTGTGACGACGGCCAGACGCTGTGCCTGCTGCAGCCGCCGGTGGAACTCGACGCCGAGTTCCACGGACGCAAGGTCACCGACGCATACCGGGCCGGGGTCGCGGCACTGCCCGGACTTGCGCGACGCCTCGACGGCGCCGAGATGGTGTCGCGAGTGCGCTCGTGTACCGGCATCGCGTCGTATTTTCGTCGGTCGAGCGGGCCCGGATGGGCACTGCCCGGAGATGCCGGCCACTTCAAGGACCCCGTCACCGCGCAGGGCATCCGCGATGCGTACCGCTACGGCCGCCTGCTCGGCGAGATGTTGGCCCCGATCCTCGTAGACCGAGGCGGACCCGACCCCCACGCAATCGACGCCGCCACCGCGGAATGGGCCGCACAACGTGAACGGGACTGCGTCGAGATCTACCAGTGGACGAACGTCCTGGCCGCCGGACGCCCGCCCTCCCCACTCGAGTACGAGATCTATCACCGAGCGCAGGACATCCGGAATACGCCCAGACCCTCAGCGACATCTACAACCGCGTCCAGACGCCGTCGTCGATGCTGCCGCTGA
- a CDS encoding HNH endonuclease signature motif containing protein — protein sequence MARRTETESTDSAGIAEHSVEPTLRPDTELSATELAEVLNHCAGLAASTAHRMMTVASLIHDQREMDYAERRAEVHSGQLDSLEAFDELAARAAAGEDPYSEFGPDGLEQAIAEVGATLTVTPAEARELITAGDALRYRLSFTGHALACGRIDKRRFLIALKRTELVTDPDEMQTVDAHLAEAIFARAPMSTTRFTAMVDEIVAKWAPDAVRRRRERATNDRKVTVGPDRFNPGQSRVSGSLPIADAAAFDARLSAMAAEVHAADPRTVAQRRADALVALARGATSLDCTCDDCSSCTTESRETTEPEDSPTVDSAQVDTGPMPCSCADKTAPRANYFVIANLSTLIGLDDDPAFLDGQGIIDAETARTLIAEARRTYLHPAAPTDSSTTEALSALRYTPSKKLQALVRAGELCCTFPGCNAPVWQIDLDHTKPFDHQHPERGGRTLERNLKPLCRFHHRIKTFTSWQDYQDEFLTAWFTTPTGHMFVGNAYNGRDLFAHLAPIRPPDHPARVRHGTLRDTKSRRALRAEQRWNEENPPPF from the coding sequence ATGGCGCGGAGGACAGAAACCGAATCCACGGATTCGGCAGGTATCGCAGAACACTCTGTCGAGCCCACCCTGCGTCCCGATACCGAACTCTCGGCCACCGAACTGGCCGAGGTCTTGAATCATTGCGCCGGTCTCGCCGCGTCGACTGCTCACCGAATGATGACTGTTGCCAGCCTCATTCACGATCAACGCGAGATGGACTACGCCGAGCGCCGCGCCGAGGTACACAGCGGACAACTCGATTCCCTCGAGGCCTTCGACGAGCTCGCCGCCCGGGCGGCTGCGGGCGAAGACCCGTACTCCGAGTTCGGCCCGGACGGACTCGAACAGGCCATCGCCGAGGTCGGCGCCACGCTCACCGTCACCCCCGCCGAGGCCAGAGAACTCATCACCGCCGGTGACGCATTGCGCTACCGGCTGTCTTTCACCGGTCACGCCCTGGCCTGTGGACGCATCGACAAGAGAAGATTCCTCATCGCGCTGAAGCGCACCGAACTGGTCACCGACCCCGACGAGATGCAGACCGTCGATGCCCATCTTGCCGAGGCGATCTTCGCTCGCGCACCTATGTCGACCACTCGGTTCACCGCCATGGTCGACGAGATCGTCGCCAAGTGGGCACCCGACGCGGTCCGCAGGCGTCGCGAGCGGGCCACCAACGACCGCAAGGTCACCGTCGGACCCGATCGGTTCAACCCCGGACAATCCCGCGTGTCCGGGTCGTTACCGATCGCCGACGCCGCCGCGTTCGACGCTCGCTTGTCCGCGATGGCGGCCGAAGTACATGCCGCCGACCCTCGCACAGTTGCACAGCGTCGCGCCGATGCGCTGGTCGCACTGGCTCGCGGCGCGACTTCACTAGACTGCACGTGCGACGATTGCTCCTCGTGCACAACAGAATCCCGCGAGACCACTGAACCGGAGGACTCCCCGACTGTCGATTCTGCCCAGGTCGACACAGGACCCATGCCGTGCTCCTGCGCCGACAAGACAGCTCCGCGGGCGAACTACTTCGTCATCGCCAATCTCTCCACCCTCATCGGCCTCGACGACGATCCGGCCTTCCTCGACGGCCAGGGCATCATCGACGCCGAAACCGCACGCACGCTGATCGCCGAAGCTCGACGCACCTACCTGCACCCAGCGGCACCGACCGACTCGTCGACCACCGAGGCACTATCGGCCTTGAGGTACACCCCGTCGAAGAAGTTGCAGGCCCTGGTACGTGCCGGCGAACTGTGCTGCACCTTCCCGGGATGCAATGCGCCGGTGTGGCAGATCGACCTCGATCACACCAAGCCGTTCGACCATCAGCATCCCGAACGTGGTGGACGCACCCTCGAACGCAACCTGAAACCACTGTGCCGGTTTCACCACCGCATCAAGACCTTCACCAGCTGGCAGGACTACCAGGACGAGTTCCTGACCGCCTGGTTCACCACACCCACCGGACACATGTTCGTCGGCAACGCCTACAACGGCCGCGATCTGTTCGCCCACCTCGCACCGATACGCCCACCCGATCATCCGGCGCGGGTGCGGCACGGCACCCTGCGAGACACCAAGTCCCGCCGGGCCCTACGCGCCGAACAGCGTTGGAACGAAGAAAACCCACCACCCTTCTGA